The following coding sequences are from one Mycobacterium bourgelatii window:
- a CDS encoding VOC family protein: MTTVQKVTTFLMFEGKAEEAMRFYTSLFADSEIRSIARYGPGDAGPEGTVQHATFVLAGQEFMCIDSPAAHGFTFTPSMSLYVQCDSDAEIERLFDALGAGGEVLMPLDAYPFSAKFGWVNDAFGVSWQLNFGDLSLADGQGKQ; encoded by the coding sequence GTGACCACGGTGCAGAAGGTTACGACCTTTCTGATGTTCGAGGGCAAAGCCGAAGAGGCGATGCGGTTCTACACGTCGTTGTTCGCGGACTCGGAGATCCGGTCGATCGCGCGATACGGCCCGGGTGACGCGGGACCCGAGGGGACGGTCCAGCACGCGACGTTCGTGTTGGCCGGCCAGGAGTTCATGTGCATCGACAGCCCGGCCGCGCACGGTTTCACCTTCACCCCGTCGATGTCGCTGTATGTGCAGTGCGATTCGGACGCCGAGATTGAGCGGTTGTTCGACGCGCTGGGTGCCGGCGGGGAGGTCTTGATGCCGCTGGATGCCTACCCCTTCAGCGCCAAGTTCGGCTGGGTCAACGACGCGTTCGGGGTCTCTTGGCAGCTGAACTTCGGTGACCTCAGCCTCGCCGACGGGCAGGGCAAGCAATAG
- a CDS encoding aldehyde dehydrogenase, which translates to MTSSPARFFVDGQFHTTDSAEPVVEAATGEPLGSGAVVSETDIDHAVAAARSALLDWQSSSPEHRAGLLTAMADALKSRARPTSELVSRENGMPISLSRGANGSFPPALFRYYAQLVTELPTEEIRPSMTGHTIVRREAIGVVAAIIPWNYPQALAAMKVAPALAAGCTVVLKSSPETALDALIFAEAAVEAGLPPGVLNVVSGGPAVGAYLVAHPGVDKVAFTGSTATGRIVAEICGRLMRPVTLELGGKSAAIILDDADLEATLRGLRAASFVNNGQTCHLSSRVLAPRSRYDEVVDAVAALADGMAVGDPLDPSTEIGPLVSSRQRERVLGYIDIGKNSGARLVAGGSVPKDRPKGWFVAPTVFADVANSDRLAREEIFGPVLTVSPYDTDDEAIALANDSDFGLAGTVWSSDTERATNVARAVRTGTIGVNDYQLDMRAPFGGVKGSGIGRELGPEGLEAYRTLKSIYRVGPA; encoded by the coding sequence ATGACGTCTTCGCCGGCACGGTTTTTCGTCGATGGCCAGTTCCACACCACCGACAGCGCCGAACCCGTTGTGGAGGCGGCGACCGGTGAGCCGCTCGGATCTGGCGCCGTCGTCAGCGAAACCGACATCGACCACGCCGTCGCCGCGGCCCGGTCCGCCCTGCTCGACTGGCAGTCCAGTTCGCCGGAGCACCGCGCCGGGCTCCTGACGGCGATGGCCGACGCGCTCAAGTCGCGCGCCCGGCCGACCAGTGAGCTGGTGAGCCGGGAGAACGGCATGCCGATCTCGCTGTCCCGCGGCGCCAACGGCTCGTTCCCGCCGGCGCTGTTCCGCTACTACGCCCAACTGGTCACCGAGCTCCCGACCGAGGAGATCCGGCCGAGCATGACCGGGCACACGATCGTGCGCCGCGAGGCCATCGGGGTGGTGGCCGCGATCATCCCGTGGAACTATCCGCAGGCACTGGCCGCCATGAAAGTCGCACCCGCGCTGGCCGCCGGTTGCACCGTGGTTCTCAAGTCCTCACCCGAAACCGCTTTGGACGCCTTGATTTTCGCCGAGGCTGCCGTCGAGGCGGGGCTGCCGCCCGGAGTGCTGAACGTGGTGTCCGGCGGCCCGGCCGTCGGCGCGTACCTGGTGGCCCATCCCGGCGTCGACAAGGTCGCCTTCACCGGCTCGACGGCGACCGGCCGGATCGTCGCCGAGATCTGCGGCCGGTTGATGCGCCCGGTCACCCTGGAGCTGGGCGGCAAATCGGCGGCGATCATTCTCGACGACGCGGACCTGGAGGCGACGCTGCGAGGGTTGCGGGCCGCGTCGTTCGTCAACAACGGGCAGACCTGCCACCTGAGTTCGCGGGTGTTGGCGCCCAGATCCCGCTACGACGAAGTCGTCGACGCGGTGGCGGCATTGGCCGACGGCATGGCGGTCGGTGACCCGCTGGACCCGTCGACCGAGATCGGTCCGCTGGTCAGTTCGCGGCAGCGCGAGCGGGTGCTGGGCTACATCGACATCGGCAAGAACAGTGGCGCGCGACTGGTCGCGGGTGGGTCGGTGCCCAAGGACCGGCCCAAAGGCTGGTTCGTCGCCCCGACGGTGTTCGCCGATGTCGCCAACTCCGACCGCCTGGCGCGGGAGGAGATCTTCGGGCCGGTGCTCACTGTCAGCCCCTACGACACCGACGACGAGGCGATCGCCCTGGCCAACGACAGTGATTTCGGTCTGGCCGGCACCGTCTGGTCCTCCGACACCGAGCGCGCCACGAACGTCGCGCGGGCCGTGCGGACGGGGACCATCGGCGTCAACGACTACCAACTAGACATGCGGGCACCGTTCGGTGGGGTCAAGGGCAGCGGAATAGGTCGCGAGCTGGGGCCGGAGGGCCTGGAGGCCTACCGGACGCTGAAGTCGATCTACCGCGTAGGGCCGGCCTGA
- a CDS encoding acetyl-CoA acetyltransferase: MTVDPRTPVLIAYGQVNHRDAIDPESRSVEPVDLMVAATQKAVESAGARVLEAVNDIRVVNILSAHYRNPGQLLGERLNLSEFKASYSSVGGNTPQTLVNKACLDIQQGRAGVVLIAGAETWRTRTGLKKLGARLEWTQQDNSVPMPEIADTDVPMAGDAEIKIKLDRPAFVYPLFEQSLRIANGESVESHSKRVAELWARFSAVAADNPNAWIRQPVTAEEIRQPSAQNRMISWPYTKLMNSNNMVDQGAALILTSVGEARRLQVPEEHWVYPQTGTDAHDTSAIAERDELHRSTAIRIGGARALELAGLGIDDVDYVDLYSCFPSAVQVAAAELGLALDDPVRPLTVTGGLTFAGGPWSNYVTHSIATMAELLVANPGRRGLITANGGFLTKHSFGVYSTEPPSQFRWEDVQPEVDREPTRKGLVDWEGVGTVESWTTPFDRDGNPEKAFLAVRTADDSRALAVITDPEAAAATVREDIAGAKVAVAADGSAVLQ; the protein is encoded by the coding sequence ATGACCGTAGACCCCAGAACACCCGTATTGATCGCCTACGGCCAGGTCAATCACCGCGACGCGATAGACCCCGAAAGCCGATCGGTCGAGCCCGTCGACCTCATGGTCGCCGCGACACAGAAGGCCGTCGAATCGGCCGGTGCTCGCGTGCTCGAGGCCGTCAACGACATCCGCGTGGTGAACATCCTGTCGGCGCACTACCGCAACCCCGGACAGCTGCTCGGCGAGCGGCTCAACCTCAGCGAATTCAAGGCGAGCTACAGCAGCGTCGGCGGCAACACCCCGCAGACGCTGGTCAACAAGGCATGCCTGGACATTCAACAGGGACGAGCCGGTGTGGTGCTGATAGCCGGCGCAGAAACGTGGCGCACCCGGACCGGACTGAAGAAACTCGGCGCCAGGCTGGAGTGGACGCAGCAGGACAACTCGGTCCCGATGCCCGAAATCGCCGACACGGACGTCCCGATGGCCGGCGACGCCGAGATCAAGATCAAGCTGGATCGGCCGGCCTTCGTCTACCCGTTGTTCGAGCAGTCGTTGCGCATCGCGAACGGTGAGTCCGTCGAGAGCCACAGCAAGCGGGTCGCCGAGCTGTGGGCGCGGTTCAGCGCCGTGGCGGCCGACAATCCGAACGCGTGGATTCGCCAGCCGGTCACCGCTGAGGAGATCCGGCAGCCCAGTGCGCAGAACCGGATGATCAGTTGGCCCTACACCAAGTTGATGAACTCGAACAACATGGTTGACCAAGGTGCCGCGTTGATCCTGACTTCGGTTGGAGAGGCGAGGCGGCTGCAGGTTCCCGAGGAACACTGGGTTTACCCGCAGACCGGCACCGACGCCCACGACACCTCGGCCATCGCGGAGCGCGACGAACTGCATCGCTCGACGGCTATCCGGATCGGGGGCGCACGCGCGTTGGAGCTGGCCGGCCTGGGCATAGACGACGTCGACTACGTCGACCTGTACTCATGCTTTCCGTCCGCGGTTCAGGTTGCCGCGGCCGAACTCGGCCTGGCCCTCGACGATCCCGTTCGGCCGCTCACCGTCACCGGCGGCCTGACCTTCGCCGGCGGCCCGTGGAGCAACTACGTCACGCATTCGATCGCCACCATGGCCGAGTTGCTGGTTGCCAATCCCGGACGACGTGGCCTGATCACCGCGAACGGCGGCTTCCTGACCAAGCACAGCTTCGGCGTCTACAGCACCGAGCCCCCGTCGCAGTTCCGCTGGGAAGACGTCCAGCCCGAGGTGGACCGGGAGCCCACCCGGAAGGGATTGGTCGACTGGGAGGGTGTCGGCACCGTCGAATCGTGGACCACACCCTTCGATCGGGATGGCAACCCGGAAAAGGCCTTCCTGGCTGTCCGCACGGCCGACGACTCCCGCGCCCTGGCCGTGATCACCGATCCCGAGGCCGCCGCCGCGACGGTCCGCGAAGACATTGCCGGGGCCAAGGTCGCCGTAGCCGCCGACGGCAGCGCGGTCCTGCAGTAG
- a CDS encoding NAD(P)/FAD-dependent oxidoreductase → MTSSTTFVVVGGGLAGAKAVEALRDNDFDGQIILFADEKHPPYERPPLSKEYLAGKKALSDFTVHESAWYVEHRVDLRLNTRVTALDPAAHSVRLADDTAVHYDKLLLATGSASRRPPIPGSDAAGVYYLRTYDDAEALDSALVPGSSLAVVGAGWIGLEVAAGARQRGLDVTVVEAAKQPLLAALGETVGAVFADLHREHGVDLRLQAQVEEITITDGKATGLRLADGSTVDADAVLVAVGAKPNIDLTERAGLSTGDGGVLVDASLRTSDPDIYAVGDIAAAEHPLYETRIRTEHWANALKQPAVAVAGMLGEPGEYGELPYFFTDQYDLGMEYAGHAPSFERVVFRGDVAGREFVAFWLDGGNRVLAGMNVNVWDVLDEIKDLIRSKRPLDGA, encoded by the coding sequence ATGACCAGTTCGACAACGTTTGTCGTAGTCGGTGGTGGTCTCGCGGGGGCGAAAGCGGTAGAAGCGCTGCGGGACAACGACTTCGACGGTCAGATAATCCTGTTCGCCGACGAGAAGCACCCGCCGTACGAACGTCCTCCGCTGTCCAAGGAATACCTGGCCGGCAAGAAGGCGCTCAGCGATTTCACCGTGCACGAGTCGGCCTGGTACGTCGAGCATCGCGTGGATTTGCGGCTCAACACACGAGTGACAGCGCTGGATCCGGCCGCCCACTCGGTGCGCCTGGCCGATGACACCGCCGTGCACTACGACAAGCTGCTGCTGGCGACGGGCTCGGCCTCCCGCCGTCCGCCGATCCCGGGTTCCGACGCCGCCGGCGTCTACTACCTGCGCACCTACGACGACGCCGAAGCGCTCGATTCCGCTCTGGTGCCCGGATCTTCGTTGGCGGTGGTGGGCGCCGGATGGATCGGACTGGAGGTGGCCGCCGGCGCTCGTCAGCGAGGTCTCGATGTGACAGTCGTCGAAGCCGCCAAACAGCCGCTGCTGGCCGCACTCGGCGAAACGGTCGGTGCGGTGTTCGCCGACCTGCACCGTGAACACGGAGTTGACTTGCGACTGCAGGCGCAAGTCGAGGAGATCACGATCACGGATGGCAAGGCGACCGGGCTGCGTTTGGCCGACGGGTCAACCGTGGACGCTGATGCCGTCCTGGTGGCCGTTGGCGCCAAACCCAACATCGACCTGACCGAGCGGGCAGGGTTGTCCACCGGGGACGGCGGCGTGCTGGTCGACGCCTCGCTGCGGACCAGTGATCCCGACATCTACGCCGTCGGCGACATCGCGGCCGCCGAGCATCCTTTGTACGAGACCAGAATTCGCACCGAGCACTGGGCCAATGCGCTCAAGCAGCCCGCCGTCGCGGTGGCCGGAATGCTGGGCGAACCAGGAGAATACGGCGAACTGCCCTACTTCTTCACCGACCAGTACGACCTCGGGATGGAATACGCCGGCCACGCGCCGAGTTTCGAGCGCGTGGTGTTTCGCGGCGACGTGGCCGGCCGCGAGTTCGTCGCGTTCTGGCTTGATGGCGGCAACCGCGTGCTGGCCGGGATGAACGTCAATGTGTGGGATGTGCTCGACGAGATCAAGGACCTTATCCGGTCGAAGCGCCCGCTCGATGGAGCCTAG
- a CDS encoding DUF72 domain-containing protein, which translates to MTIRIGTSGWSYNHWTDVLYRSGTPASRRLLRYAEVFDTVELNASFYRWPKDATFAGWRDKVPDGFTMSVKAHRGLTHYRRLASPEPWIERFQRCWQVLGNRAGVLLVQLHPEHARDDERLDSFLATVPAPIRVAVELRHPSWDDPAVYEVLEKHRAAYVVMSGANLACVLRATTDLVYVRMHGPEPASMYTGSYTLDDLRWWVERITEWDHQGRDVWMYFNNDLGGHAVRNALTLREILGMPGRE; encoded by the coding sequence GTGACCATCCGGATCGGCACCTCAGGCTGGTCGTACAACCACTGGACCGACGTGCTCTACCGGTCGGGTACACCGGCGTCGCGCCGCTTGCTCCGCTACGCAGAAGTCTTCGACACTGTGGAACTGAACGCCAGCTTCTACCGATGGCCCAAAGATGCCACGTTCGCGGGTTGGCGCGACAAGGTGCCGGACGGGTTCACCATGTCGGTCAAAGCCCACCGCGGACTGACGCACTACCGGCGGTTGGCGTCGCCGGAGCCCTGGATCGAGCGATTCCAACGGTGCTGGCAGGTGCTGGGCAATCGGGCCGGGGTGTTGTTGGTCCAACTGCATCCCGAGCATGCCCGCGACGACGAGCGACTCGACTCGTTCCTGGCCACCGTGCCGGCGCCGATCCGGGTGGCGGTCGAACTGCGCCACCCGTCCTGGGATGACCCCGCGGTGTACGAGGTCCTGGAGAAACATCGGGCCGCTTACGTCGTGATGAGTGGTGCCAACCTTGCCTGCGTGCTGCGGGCTACCACCGATCTGGTGTACGTGCGGATGCACGGCCCGGAGCCGGCCTCCATGTATACGGGCTCATACACTCTCGACGACTTGCGTTGGTGGGTGGAGCGGATCACCGAGTGGGACCACCAGGGTCGGGATGTGTGGATGTATTTCAACAACGACCTGGGTGGGCACGCGGTCCGTAATGCGTTGACGTTGCGGGAAATTCTGGGTATGCCTGGGCGAGAGTAG
- a CDS encoding TfoX/Sxy family protein, with protein MAYDTDLANRIRELLAQESGVEEKQMFGGLAFLIGGHMAVVVSGQGGLMVRVPPADADKLLARAHVSPMVMRGREMRGWLRVTAEGVRTKRQLQSWVSRGVTFVHGLPPK; from the coding sequence ATGGCCTACGACACCGATCTCGCCAACCGCATTCGTGAACTGCTCGCCCAGGAATCGGGCGTCGAAGAGAAGCAGATGTTCGGCGGGTTGGCGTTTCTCATCGGTGGCCACATGGCCGTTGTCGTCAGCGGTCAGGGCGGGCTGATGGTGCGGGTGCCACCGGCCGACGCCGACAAGCTGCTCGCCCGCGCTCATGTCAGCCCGATGGTGATGAGGGGTCGGGAAATGCGCGGCTGGCTGCGCGTCACGGCCGAGGGGGTACGCACCAAACGTCAGCTGCAAAGCTGGGTCTCGCGCGGCGTCACCTTCGTACACGGCCTGCCGCCCAAGTAA
- a CDS encoding nitroreductase family deazaflavin-dependent oxidoreductase: MAEFKDLKRRFVHRVQRNVVNPLGRRGPGVLLETIGRKSGLPRRTAVGGKVIDGQFWMVSEHGEHSDYVYNIKANPRVRVRIGGQWRTGTAHLLPDDDPWQRMRSLPRFNNLGVRTMGTDLLTIRVDLD, encoded by the coding sequence ATGGCCGAATTCAAGGATTTGAAAAGACGTTTCGTTCATCGCGTCCAGCGCAACGTGGTCAACCCGCTTGGCCGGCGCGGGCCGGGCGTCCTGCTCGAAACCATTGGGCGCAAGTCGGGTCTGCCCCGCCGTACCGCCGTCGGGGGCAAGGTGATCGACGGCCAGTTTTGGATGGTTTCCGAGCACGGCGAGCACTCGGACTACGTCTACAACATCAAGGCCAACCCGAGGGTTCGGGTACGTATCGGCGGCCAATGGCGCACCGGAACCGCGCATCTGTTGCCCGACGACGACCCGTGGCAGCGGATGCGGAGTCTGCCTCGCTTCAACAACCTGGGCGTGCGGACCATGGGCACCGATCTACTGACCATCCGGGTCGATCTGGACTGA
- the lon gene encoding endopeptidase La has product MADAISVPVLFVTDTIVLPGMVVPIELDDAAQAAIDAARASDSGQLLIAPRLEDRYPTYGVLAKIVQVGRIAGGGMAAVVRGERRAHIGSGATGPGAALWVEVTEVPQAEITDEVKSLAAEYKKLLLAMLQRREAWQIIDYVNSLTDPSALADTSGYASYLSGVQKRQLLETADVAERLRILIKWTGDHLAEVEVNDKIAEEVREGMEKTQKEFLLRQQLAAIRKELGEGEPDGSDDYRARVEAADLPEKVREAALREVSKLERASDQSPESGWIRTWLDTVLDLPWNTKTEDSTDLAAARAILDADHHGLQDVKDRIVEYLAVRARRAQRGLQIVGGRGSGAVMVLAGPPGVGKTSLGESVARALGRKFVRVALGGVRDEAEIRGHRRTYVGALPGRIVRAIGEAGSMNPVVLLDEIDKVGSDYRGDPSAALLEVLDPAQNHTFRDHYLDLDLDLSDVVFLATANVVENIPSALLDRMELVEIDGYTEDDKVAIARDYLLPRQRERAALTEEDVTVTEAALRKIAADYTREPGVRQFERLLAKALRKVTTKLAENSEPVTIDEPDLVSYLGRPRFTPESAERTAVPGVATGLAVTGMGGDVLYIEANATDGESGLQLTGQLGDVMKESAQIALSYVRSHAAQLGVDPVALDRRIHLHVPAGAVPKDGPSAGVTMVTALVSMATGRRVRADVGMTGEVTLNGRVLPIGGVKQKLLAAQRAGLTTVFIPARNEPDLDDVPAEVLDALDVKPMTDVADIVTQALEPVSEGATVAA; this is encoded by the coding sequence ATGGCTGATGCCATATCAGTGCCCGTGCTGTTCGTCACCGACACCATCGTGCTGCCCGGAATGGTCGTGCCGATCGAGCTCGACGACGCAGCACAGGCGGCGATCGACGCCGCTCGGGCCAGCGATTCGGGGCAATTGCTGATCGCGCCCCGGCTCGAGGACCGCTACCCCACCTACGGTGTGCTGGCAAAGATCGTGCAGGTCGGTCGGATCGCCGGCGGTGGCATGGCCGCCGTCGTGCGAGGCGAGCGGCGTGCGCACATCGGTTCCGGGGCAACCGGACCGGGCGCCGCGTTGTGGGTCGAGGTGACCGAAGTCCCGCAAGCCGAAATCACCGACGAGGTCAAGTCGCTGGCCGCCGAATACAAGAAGCTGCTGCTGGCGATGCTGCAGCGCCGTGAGGCCTGGCAGATCATCGACTACGTCAACAGCCTGACCGACCCGTCGGCGCTGGCCGACACGTCGGGATACGCGTCGTACCTGAGCGGTGTGCAGAAGCGGCAGCTGCTGGAAACCGCCGATGTCGCCGAACGGCTGCGCATCCTGATCAAGTGGACCGGCGATCACCTGGCCGAAGTCGAGGTCAACGACAAGATCGCCGAAGAGGTGCGCGAGGGCATGGAGAAGACGCAGAAGGAGTTCCTGCTGCGTCAACAGCTGGCCGCCATCCGCAAGGAGTTGGGCGAGGGCGAACCCGACGGGTCTGACGACTACCGGGCCCGCGTGGAGGCCGCCGACCTTCCCGAAAAGGTGCGCGAGGCCGCCCTGCGTGAGGTGAGCAAGCTGGAACGGGCCAGCGACCAGAGTCCGGAGAGCGGCTGGATCCGCACCTGGCTGGACACGGTGCTGGACCTGCCGTGGAACACCAAGACCGAGGATTCGACGGACCTGGCGGCGGCGCGGGCCATCCTCGACGCCGACCACCACGGGCTGCAGGACGTCAAGGACCGCATCGTCGAGTACCTTGCCGTGCGCGCCCGGCGGGCACAGCGCGGGCTGCAGATCGTCGGCGGTCGTGGGTCGGGTGCGGTGATGGTGCTGGCCGGTCCCCCAGGCGTCGGTAAGACATCGCTGGGTGAGAGTGTCGCCCGGGCGCTGGGCCGCAAGTTCGTGCGCGTCGCGTTGGGCGGGGTGCGCGACGAGGCCGAGATCCGCGGGCACCGGCGCACCTACGTCGGCGCGCTACCGGGCCGCATCGTGCGCGCCATCGGCGAAGCGGGATCGATGAATCCCGTTGTGCTGCTTGACGAAATCGACAAGGTCGGTTCGGACTACCGGGGTGACCCGAGCGCCGCGCTGCTCGAGGTGCTCGACCCGGCGCAGAACCACACGTTCCGCGACCACTACCTGGATCTGGACCTCGACCTGTCCGACGTGGTGTTCCTGGCCACCGCCAACGTGGTCGAGAACATTCCGTCCGCCCTGCTGGACCGCATGGAGTTGGTGGAGATCGACGGCTACACCGAGGACGACAAGGTGGCCATCGCACGTGACTACCTGCTGCCGCGGCAACGGGAGCGGGCGGCGTTGACCGAAGAGGACGTCACCGTCACCGAGGCGGCGCTGCGCAAGATCGCCGCCGACTACACCCGCGAGCCGGGTGTGCGGCAGTTCGAGCGGTTGCTGGCGAAGGCGTTACGCAAAGTCACCACCAAGCTGGCCGAGAACAGCGAGCCGGTGACGATCGACGAGCCCGACCTGGTCAGCTACCTGGGCCGGCCACGGTTCACGCCCGAGTCTGCCGAGCGCACGGCGGTGCCCGGTGTGGCCACGGGCCTGGCCGTCACCGGAATGGGCGGGGACGTCCTCTACATCGAGGCCAACGCCACCGACGGTGAGTCAGGGCTGCAACTAACCGGTCAGCTCGGTGACGTGATGAAGGAGTCGGCGCAGATCGCGCTGTCCTACGTGCGCTCGCACGCCGCGCAGTTGGGCGTCGATCCCGTGGCGTTGGACCGGCGAATCCACCTACACGTGCCGGCCGGCGCGGTGCCCAAGGACGGCCCGTCCGCCGGTGTCACGATGGTGACGGCCCTGGTGTCCATGGCGACCGGACGGCGGGTCCGTGCGGACGTCGGCATGACCGGTGAGGTCACGCTGAACGGCCGGGTGCTGCCCATCGGCGGCGTCAAGCAGAAGCTGCTGGCGGCCCAGCGGGCCGGATTGACCACGGTGTTCATTCCGGCGCGCAACGAGCCGGACCTGGATGACGTGCCCGCCGAGGTGCTGGACGCCTTGGACGTCAAGCCGATGACCGATGTGGCCGACATCGTCACCCAGGCGCTGGAGCCGGTGTCGGAAGGCGCGACGGTCGCCGCATAG
- a CDS encoding sulfite exporter TauE/SafE family protein — protein MAGFVVMLVAVGFVTGLTTVLFGFGGGFVTVPAVYAAVGGSAGGVDAMHVAVATSTAIMVVNASSATVASARQGRLRSEYLWPIVAFIALGAALGAVAANWAPEKLLRILFVVYIAATLIDSIVRKGFLGTRDGTQDEKPLPAATSTFGGIGIGAVAGVLGVGGSVITVPLLRRRGVAMADATAMANPMSVPVAVTATVVYAIANPEMSQAGQIGYVSVVAAAALLAGSVPTIALTKRVLAGCMSDRVHAIAYLVLLAVVLIAMLVT, from the coding sequence GTGGCCGGTTTCGTTGTCATGCTTGTCGCCGTCGGATTTGTTACCGGGCTCACTACGGTGCTTTTCGGTTTCGGCGGCGGCTTTGTCACGGTGCCCGCGGTGTACGCCGCGGTGGGCGGGTCCGCAGGCGGTGTCGACGCAATGCACGTTGCCGTTGCCACTTCTACCGCGATCATGGTGGTCAATGCGTCATCGGCGACCGTCGCCAGCGCCCGGCAGGGGCGTCTTCGCAGCGAATACCTCTGGCCCATAGTGGCTTTCATCGCACTAGGTGCGGCGCTGGGTGCGGTCGCGGCCAACTGGGCGCCCGAGAAACTGCTGCGCATTTTGTTCGTCGTTTACATTGCCGCGACCCTTATCGACAGCATTGTCCGGAAGGGATTTCTCGGCACGCGGGATGGCACCCAGGATGAAAAGCCGCTCCCGGCAGCAACGTCAACTTTCGGTGGCATCGGAATCGGCGCTGTGGCAGGAGTTCTCGGTGTCGGCGGGAGTGTTATCACGGTTCCGCTGTTGCGGCGAAGGGGCGTTGCCATGGCCGACGCCACCGCAATGGCAAATCCGATGAGCGTGCCCGTCGCTGTCACCGCGACGGTCGTCTACGCCATTGCGAATCCGGAGATGTCCCAGGCGGGCCAGATCGGCTATGTCAGCGTGGTCGCCGCGGCGGCCCTTCTGGCTGGGTCGGTGCCGACCATCGCGCTCACCAAGCGAGTTCTCGCCGGATGCATGTCGGATCGAGTCCACGCCATTGCCTATCTGGTCCTGCTGGCAGTGGTCTTGATTGCGATGTTGGTCACCTAG
- a CDS encoding AraC family transcriptional regulator gives MRNVALADVDAVDRPVLAIGTDYPPHYLLKFHRHRRAQFLYAATGIMLVDTAGASWTVPTHRAVLIPPGVDHQVLMDDVSTRSLYIEPLAVPWFPNRCQVVDVAPLLRALLLAAVELPAEYDRHGRDGALVELILHEIQSLTALPFELPMPHRDDLRGQCQRFASAPSIQEIPTQWAKALGVSTRTFNRIFRAETGLTFQQWRQRACVRHAIRLLATGSTVTQVAATLGYDTPAAFSTMFTKSVGTAPKSFRRW, from the coding sequence GTGCGGAACGTTGCGCTGGCCGATGTCGACGCCGTCGATCGTCCGGTGCTGGCGATCGGGACGGACTATCCGCCGCATTACCTGTTGAAATTTCACCGGCATCGCCGCGCGCAGTTCCTCTACGCCGCGACCGGGATCATGCTGGTCGACACTGCAGGGGCGAGCTGGACGGTGCCGACGCACCGGGCGGTGTTGATCCCCCCGGGCGTCGACCACCAAGTGCTGATGGACGACGTCAGCACGCGCAGCCTCTATATCGAACCCTTGGCTGTGCCGTGGTTTCCGAACAGGTGCCAAGTGGTCGACGTAGCGCCGCTGCTGCGGGCGCTGCTTCTCGCCGCGGTGGAACTGCCGGCCGAGTACGACCGCCATGGCCGCGACGGCGCATTGGTCGAGCTGATCCTGCACGAGATTCAATCCCTGACGGCGCTGCCGTTCGAACTACCGATGCCCCATCGAGACGATCTACGGGGCCAATGCCAGCGGTTCGCGTCGGCGCCCAGCATCCAGGAGATACCAACGCAGTGGGCGAAGGCGCTCGGCGTCAGCACCCGGACCTTCAACCGAATCTTCCGAGCCGAAACGGGCCTGACCTTCCAACAGTGGCGGCAGCGGGCCTGTGTCCGGCACGCCATTCGCCTGCTCGCCACGGGAAGCACCGTCACGCAGGTAGCCGCCACACTGGGCTATGACACTCCCGCGGCCTTTTCGACAATGTTCACCAAGAGCGTTGGAACTGCGCCGAAGTCTTTCCGCCGCTGGTGA